Below is a window of Desmonostoc muscorum LEGE 12446 DNA.
AAAATAACCTATTAAATATAGAAGGCGTTGACTTGATGTTTCCGAGAGAAGCCAACGCTGTGTTTGTCAAATTACCTGAACAAGTAATTCACAGCTTAAAAGCAAATAACTGGCAATTTTATACATTTATTGGTGTGGGAGGAGTACGTTTTGTGTGTTCTTGGAATACAACTAAATCAAGAATTGATGAATTGATTGATGATATTAAGAACGCAATTGCTTAGAAAAATTAAATATGAAAAATCTCCGATAATGAAATAAGCAATTAATTAATTGATGTCAGTCCTTGATCTAACCTTCGATATACGCCCTCAAAGAAGCCAGTTTTCTAGCCTTAAGGCAGGTAAGCGCCCAAATTCACGGACATTTGCCGTAACAAGCGTCAGATTAAGGGACAAGGCATGGGCAGCAATCAGTAAGTCATTAGGGCTGATGGGTGTTCCCGCTTGTTCTAAGTATTTACGAATTGCTGCATAGTGGTGATCCACAGGAGGTTCTAGGGACAGAATCGACAACACTTCAAGGATGCTTTCTAGTTGCTGAACAAGACGAGGGGAGCCGCTCTTAGCTGCACCAAATCGTAGTTCACACGCCACAATAATGCTAGTACAAATTGAGTTTTCCCCTACGGTTGCGATCCGCTGGAATACCAAACCTTGAGGGTGTCTAACTAAATCTGAAATGATGTTGGTATCGAGCAGGTATTGATAAGTCATTGGGCAGAGCTAAAGCGTAATGTCATCAAGTGGTAGTAGCTCCTCATCTACGTCAGGAAAATTTTCTGTAATTTCTTCCAATGTGGCAAGTAATGAAAGGAGAGAACTGGGGCAAATTGGTTCGATGATTAATCGATTTCCTTCTTTGCGTAACAAAACTTCTGTACCGGGTAGGGCAAATTCATCAGGAATGGTTAAAACTTGATTTTGCCCATTGCGTGAGAGATAAACATGGCATGAGTTTGGCATAAAGCAATCTCCGTATTAAGAGGGCATATAGCGTGAACAGCAAATCTATCCAACAACAAATTGATTGTGGCATACAATAGATGCAAAAATCTGACATTCATCTCAAT
It encodes the following:
- a CDS encoding type II toxin-antitoxin system VapC family toxin, which gives rise to MTYQYLLDTNIISDLVRHPQGLVFQRIATVGENSICTSIIVACELRFGAAKSGSPRLVQQLESILEVLSILSLEPPVDHHYAAIRKYLEQAGTPISPNDLLIAAHALSLNLTLVTANVREFGRLPALRLENWLL
- a CDS encoding antitoxin produces the protein MPNSCHVYLSRNGQNQVLTIPDEFALPGTEVLLRKEGNRLIIEPICPSSLLSLLATLEEITENFPDVDEELLPLDDITL